One genomic region from Haloarcula taiwanensis encodes:
- a CDS encoding lactoylglutathione lyase, protein MVSASVLHMCLNVADAAESIAFYEQFGFEESWQFTTPDGETTNYYVADDSGVELQLSETDGETSFEMGDGWDHLALGVDDVDATVERIDHHGVVKEPGPQPEAGAYTAFVADPDGHHVELIEPLED, encoded by the coding sequence ATGGTCAGTGCAAGCGTGCTCCATATGTGCCTGAACGTCGCCGACGCGGCGGAATCGATTGCCTTCTACGAACAGTTCGGCTTCGAGGAGTCTTGGCAGTTCACGACGCCGGACGGCGAGACGACGAACTACTACGTGGCCGACGACAGCGGCGTCGAACTACAGCTCTCGGAGACGGACGGCGAGACGAGCTTCGAGATGGGAGACGGCTGGGACCACCTCGCGCTCGGCGTCGACGACGTCGACGCGACGGTCGAGCGCATTGACCACCACGGAGTCGTCAAGGAGCCGGGGCCACAGCCGGAAGCCGGCGCGTACACGGCCTTCGTGGCCGACCCCGACGGCCATCACGTCGAACTCATCGAACCGCTAGAAGACTGA
- a CDS encoding IclR family transcriptional regulator — translation MTRAKTDSVRATQTSLAVLSAIKDLGGSATLAELADSLESAKSTIYKHLLTLEDEGLVVERDGEYRIGLRWLEFGGIAQRYDGIYEVAKPEVRRMAVETGELANLMIEEQGYGIYIHTTSGDQAVALDTRLGKRIHLHKTAIGKALLSSFDDDRVAEIIDTRGLPAETDNTITDRETLFAELETIRETGVADDTEERVDGTGCVGVPIDTGDRREAAISITAPINRLQSPGRKAQLVDTVKQAANVIEVNLAHG, via the coding sequence ATGACACGGGCAAAAACGGACTCGGTCCGGGCGACGCAGACCTCGCTTGCGGTACTTTCGGCTATCAAAGACCTCGGTGGGAGTGCCACGCTAGCCGAACTCGCCGACTCGCTGGAGTCGGCCAAGAGCACGATATACAAGCACCTGCTGACGCTGGAAGACGAGGGCCTGGTGGTCGAACGGGACGGCGAGTACCGCATCGGGCTCCGGTGGCTGGAGTTTGGCGGCATCGCACAGCGTTACGACGGCATCTACGAGGTGGCAAAGCCCGAAGTCAGACGGATGGCCGTCGAGACCGGCGAACTGGCGAACCTGATGATAGAAGAGCAGGGCTACGGCATCTACATCCACACGACCAGCGGCGACCAGGCGGTCGCGCTCGATACGCGCCTCGGGAAGCGCATCCACCTGCATAAGACCGCTATCGGCAAAGCGCTTCTGTCGAGTTTCGACGACGACCGCGTCGCGGAAATCATCGACACCCGCGGGCTGCCCGCAGAGACGGACAACACCATCACCGACCGCGAGACGCTGTTCGCCGAACTCGAAACCATCCGCGAAACCGGCGTCGCCGACGACACCGAGGAACGGGTCGACGGCACCGGCTGTGTCGGGGTCCCAATCGACACCGGCGACCGCCGGGAAGCCGCCATCAGCATCACCGCCCCAATCAACCGACTGCAGTCCCCGGGCCGCAAAGCCCAGCTCGTCGACACGGTGAAACAGGCCGCCAACGTCATCGAGGTCAACCTGGCCCACGGGTAA
- a CDS encoding glucoamylase codes for MRLSTALNEYKRTRHERFPEERRTVSGSFSGHGDRLVHVGEDGTLQDYSDSLSGLSGIDRSRLGVMLGDETRWFSDLETIRQHYYRETRLVETEYDAGSFTVHQYDLTLGRAHVTHVAMRGAVPQNAKLVAFVTLAPENSDSGVGSLIHEDAGPDNSRVLEVYHRREHDYLASSTGLDAVAGQRPERLAEILSDSPVEFPRSEPVERRDQTRLTGDFLVTAPLDRSGRSKDTTLVSQLSNHDEVDRETALLDLADCMTAHTTSDDLRQAGRERTRIDVSESMTRSDSIRMDLRVLDLLSSPTGGRIAAPEFDPFYSNSGGYGYVWFRDDASVSRHLLEAGDRLEIDTVEMLLESAEFLCNSQLPDGRWPHRVWADTGDIAPGWANARVEHNAESPEYQADQTATVTAFLATLLRTHRSKMDAELTATVRGTIEAAVDTLIEDIAANGLPEPCQNVWEDSIGQFTHTTATFIEAFAAVGRAPMPESVCERSLAAADRLLDGLDTLWDSDLGVYVIGLTNGTPDHRIDAAGLHLADALQEYDNVESTTLSDQHLTRLADHVSTTLDTLFRNPTESRVAGLARYEGDRWRTGHQDSEKIWTVTTAMGALAAARVGDMLNDRDERGDAYLDRASDLYELLEEDGPLTTDAGYLAEQAFDDGDLDSATPLGWSHALRLHATARLGELNALPTTSAGTEGPSERPTWTTGEKYGVGTVADHDEQDPSRVWFTLTEGALTEARYPQVDLMNLRTLDFLVRCTDETDYAVRTHRENRRTDDSVRRRVEPVDDEALLYRHVFTETGDGRGHEWTLTVDYATDPEHDAIVADVSFSAEDGKSYDVFSVADIALTSTVTEDRAIRYGQPGSYHLVGRNPRAYTDQTDNDLLVDENGDAYSIAVAMAAAGRFDWATVGAAGSDRLDGLYSDGDLPDPVESIDGTNLVLIGRLDSGTRVSDTVALGFARQADTAAALGEADGALDRGYETVRAEYADSWADFLSDKQLPDSVADDEALANQYRTALMTLLAVEDKTYHGASIASPSVPWGEAVHAEEPKGYGYNFVWSRDLYQVFSVFDAIGSLDIATDQLEYIYEYQQDEAGFIPQNTYVNGTTRWGGEQMDNISFPQVMAYRLAESGVDFEDVEYSYENVRRSAEYVVRHGPETAQERWEEEAGFSPSSIAAEIAGLACAAKLALDTGHEADALVWLALADQWANNVEAWTATETGTERHTNTPYYTRITLDGNPEMGHLRTLANDGPTLDERNIIDGGFLELVRLGIKPDDDETIRNSLVEVDDTISVDTEHAPGFYRYNGDGYGERGRDDQGAPWTVEHKGKGRLWPLLTGERAEYELHRDDPDIPPENCLRMMQDVANSGRMIAEQIWDRGHATEYDWEFAEGTGSATPLAWSMAQYVRLAHGISAGKPVETPAFVDDRYRERRAHTPDRSPALRVDTQFRGNELVVSGETTGVCVVVKTPADITYISVDDREFEVAVDVDPGENQVIVAAADDEDLVTAGTTVWQLNL; via the coding sequence ATGCGGCTTTCGACAGCGCTCAACGAATACAAGCGGACTCGTCACGAGCGCTTTCCAGAGGAGCGCAGGACTGTTTCAGGCTCTTTCTCGGGGCACGGTGATCGACTCGTACACGTCGGCGAAGACGGAACACTGCAGGACTACTCCGATTCGCTCTCCGGGCTCTCCGGCATCGATCGCTCCCGACTCGGGGTTATGCTTGGAGACGAAACACGGTGGTTCAGCGACCTAGAGACCATCAGACAGCACTACTACCGCGAGACGCGGCTCGTCGAGACCGAGTACGACGCGGGGTCGTTCACCGTCCACCAGTACGACCTGACGCTTGGACGGGCACACGTCACACACGTCGCGATGCGCGGGGCGGTTCCACAGAACGCCAAGCTCGTGGCGTTCGTCACACTGGCCCCCGAAAACAGCGACAGCGGCGTCGGCTCGCTGATTCACGAAGACGCCGGGCCCGACAACTCGCGGGTACTGGAAGTGTACCACCGGCGGGAGCACGATTACCTTGCTTCGTCGACCGGGCTAGACGCCGTCGCCGGACAGCGACCGGAACGGCTCGCAGAGATACTTTCGGATAGCCCGGTCGAGTTCCCGCGGTCGGAGCCGGTCGAACGGCGCGACCAGACCCGGCTCACCGGCGATTTCCTCGTGACCGCGCCGCTTGACCGGTCCGGGCGCAGCAAGGACACGACGCTCGTCAGTCAGCTCTCGAACCACGACGAGGTCGACCGGGAAACGGCGCTTCTGGACCTCGCCGACTGCATGACAGCGCACACGACCTCCGACGACCTCCGGCAGGCCGGGCGGGAGCGAACACGCATCGACGTGTCCGAATCAATGACACGCTCAGACTCGATACGCATGGACCTGCGGGTGCTCGACCTGCTGTCCTCGCCGACCGGCGGTCGCATCGCCGCCCCGGAGTTCGACCCCTTCTACTCGAACTCCGGCGGCTACGGCTACGTCTGGTTCCGCGACGACGCCTCTGTCTCCCGGCATCTGCTCGAAGCCGGCGACCGACTCGAAATAGACACTGTCGAGATGTTGCTTGAGAGCGCTGAGTTCCTCTGTAACAGCCAGCTCCCTGACGGCCGGTGGCCCCACCGCGTCTGGGCCGACACGGGGGATATCGCCCCGGGCTGGGCCAACGCTCGGGTCGAACACAACGCCGAATCGCCGGAGTATCAGGCCGACCAGACCGCGACCGTCACCGCCTTCCTCGCGACGTTGCTGCGAACGCATCGCAGCAAGATGGACGCCGAGTTGACAGCGACAGTTCGAGGGACTATCGAGGCGGCCGTTGACACGCTCATCGAAGACATCGCGGCCAACGGCCTCCCCGAGCCGTGTCAGAACGTCTGGGAGGACTCCATCGGCCAGTTCACACATACTACTGCGACGTTCATCGAGGCCTTCGCCGCGGTGGGCCGCGCTCCGATGCCCGAGTCGGTTTGCGAGCGGAGCTTGGCGGCAGCCGACAGGCTGCTGGATGGGCTCGATACGCTCTGGGACAGTGATCTGGGTGTGTACGTGATCGGGCTGACAAACGGGACCCCGGACCACCGTATCGACGCTGCGGGACTCCACCTCGCGGACGCGCTGCAGGAGTACGACAACGTCGAGTCGACGACGCTCTCCGACCAGCACCTCACCCGTCTGGCGGACCACGTGAGCACGACGCTCGACACGCTCTTCCGGAACCCCACCGAGAGCCGGGTCGCGGGACTGGCCCGCTACGAGGGTGACCGCTGGCGGACCGGCCATCAGGACAGCGAGAAGATCTGGACGGTTACGACGGCGATGGGGGCACTCGCTGCCGCTCGCGTGGGCGATATGCTGAACGACCGCGACGAGCGTGGCGACGCGTACCTCGACCGCGCGAGCGACCTGTACGAGCTACTCGAAGAGGACGGGCCGCTCACGACCGACGCCGGCTACCTCGCCGAGCAGGCCTTCGACGACGGCGACCTCGACAGCGCGACGCCGCTTGGCTGGTCGCATGCGTTGCGGCTTCACGCGACTGCACGCCTGGGTGAACTGAACGCACTCCCGACGACCTCAGCCGGAACTGAGGGGCCGAGCGAGCGACCGACCTGGACGACCGGGGAGAAGTACGGCGTCGGCACCGTCGCCGACCACGACGAGCAGGACCCCTCGCGCGTCTGGTTCACGCTCACCGAGGGCGCGCTGACGGAGGCCCGCTACCCGCAGGTCGACCTCATGAATCTGCGGACGCTCGATTTCCTGGTTCGGTGTACGGACGAGACGGACTACGCCGTCCGGACCCACCGGGAGAACCGCCGGACCGACGACAGCGTCAGGCGGCGCGTCGAGCCCGTCGACGACGAGGCGCTCCTCTATCGCCACGTCTTCACCGAGACCGGTGACGGCCGGGGCCACGAGTGGACGCTGACCGTCGACTACGCGACTGACCCCGAGCACGACGCCATCGTCGCCGACGTGTCCTTCAGCGCCGAGGACGGCAAATCATACGACGTGTTCTCGGTCGCGGACATCGCGCTCACCAGCACGGTCACCGAGGACCGCGCTATCAGATACGGCCAGCCCGGGAGCTACCACCTCGTGGGCCGGAACCCTCGCGCCTACACCGATCAGACGGACAACGACTTGCTCGTCGACGAGAACGGCGACGCCTACTCTATCGCCGTGGCGATGGCTGCGGCCGGACGCTTCGACTGGGCCACCGTCGGTGCGGCCGGCAGCGACCGTCTCGACGGGCTGTACTCGGACGGCGACCTCCCGGACCCGGTCGAGTCGATCGACGGGACGAACCTCGTCCTCATCGGTCGGCTGGATTCGGGAACGAGAGTCAGCGACACGGTCGCGCTCGGCTTCGCGCGACAGGCTGACACCGCTGCCGCGCTGGGCGAAGCCGACGGCGCGCTCGACCGCGGCTACGAGACGGTCCGTGCCGAGTATGCCGACAGCTGGGCCGATTTCCTCTCGGACAAGCAACTCCCGGACTCGGTTGCTGACGACGAAGCGCTGGCGAACCAGTACAGAACCGCGCTGATGACGCTGCTGGCCGTCGAGGACAAGACCTACCACGGGGCCTCTATCGCCTCGCCGTCCGTGCCGTGGGGCGAGGCCGTCCACGCCGAGGAGCCCAAGGGCTACGGCTACAACTTCGTCTGGTCGCGGGACCTCTATCAGGTGTTCAGCGTCTTCGACGCCATCGGGTCGCTGGACATCGCCACCGACCAACTGGAGTACATCTACGAGTACCAGCAGGACGAGGCTGGCTTCATCCCGCAGAACACCTACGTCAACGGGACGACCCGCTGGGGCGGCGAGCAGATGGACAACATCTCGTTCCCGCAGGTGATGGCCTATCGGCTCGCCGAGAGCGGCGTCGACTTCGAGGACGTTGAGTACAGCTACGAGAACGTCCGGCGGTCGGCTGAGTACGTCGTCCGCCACGGCCCCGAGACCGCACAGGAGCGCTGGGAGGAGGAGGCCGGCTTCTCGCCGTCCTCGATTGCGGCCGAAATCGCGGGGCTTGCGTGTGCGGCGAAGCTCGCGCTCGACACCGGCCACGAGGCCGACGCGCTCGTCTGGCTGGCGCTGGCCGACCAGTGGGCGAACAACGTCGAGGCCTGGACCGCGACCGAGACCGGGACCGAGCGCCACACCAACACGCCCTACTACACGCGAATAACGCTCGATGGCAACCCCGAGATGGGGCACCTCCGCACGCTCGCCAACGACGGTCCGACGCTGGACGAACGCAACATCATCGACGGTGGCTTCCTCGAACTCGTCCGGCTGGGTATCAAGCCCGACGACGACGAGACCATCCGGAACTCGCTCGTCGAGGTCGACGACACCATCAGCGTCGACACGGAGCACGCACCCGGGTTCTACCGGTACAACGGCGACGGCTACGGCGAGCGTGGTCGGGACGACCAGGGCGCACCGTGGACGGTCGAACACAAGGGGAAGGGCCGCCTCTGGCCGCTGCTCACCGGCGAGCGCGCCGAGTACGAACTCCACCGCGACGACCCGGACATCCCGCCCGAGAACTGTCTTCGGATGATGCAGGACGTGGCGAACTCGGGCCGGATGATCGCCGAGCAGATATGGGACCGTGGCCACGCGACCGAGTACGACTGGGAGTTCGCCGAAGGGACCGGCTCGGCGACGCCGTTGGCGTGGTCGATGGCCCAGTACGTGCGGTTAGCCCACGGTATCAGCGCCGGTAAACCGGTCGAGACGCCCGCGTTCGTTGACGACCGCTACCGGGAGCGACGGGCCCACACTCCTGATCGCAGCCCCGCGCTCCGCGTCGATACGCAGTTCCGCGGGAACGAACTGGTCGTCTCCGGCGAGACCACTGGTGTCTGTGTCGTCGTCAAAACGCCCGCCGACATCACGTACATCTCCGTCGATGACCGCGAATTCGAGGTTGCAGTCGATGTCGACCCCGGTGAGAATCAAGTGATTGTTGCCGCCGCAGACGACGAAGACCTGGTCACTGCCGGGACAACTGTCTGGCAGCTTAACCTGTAG
- a CDS encoding malate synthase, translating into MSVTRHYEREFVRTFFTSPTAVDGESDSAKMLRSAGQLRGLQAPDVWVPDNEDATAPNMREEGVQNIIDVVSEQGADFPGEIHPRVVWHRESPTTRYQGFQQMLEITDPENGAVEHIDGFVIPEVGDIDDWKKADEFFTIIENEHGLEEGSLSMSVIVESGEAELAMGDLRDEMGKPSNNLERMFLLVDGEVDYTKDMRAMTPTGELPPWPELRHNTSRGASAAGLIAVDGPYDDIRDVEGYRERMKDNRAKGMTGIWSLTPGQVVEANTAPLPPKTGSWLLEAGGQEVELEHEDGRQVYDGDDLSLEPDGDGGYVLRAGGERLELDEDELTEELLDRTAYIPSMNDIVDSMEEFEAAKEAGKGAIAMTQAATLVIDGVEVEVSKDRMWDEATYQAAQTPITLFQDVYEHRPDQHEELEEMYGADVVERATAVGN; encoded by the coding sequence ATGAGTGTGACCCGACACTACGAGCGCGAGTTCGTCAGAACGTTCTTTACCTCGCCGACAGCGGTGGACGGCGAGAGCGATTCAGCCAAGATGCTCCGAAGCGCGGGCCAGCTCCGTGGCCTGCAGGCCCCGGACGTCTGGGTCCCGGACAACGAGGACGCGACGGCCCCGAACATGCGCGAGGAGGGCGTCCAGAACATCATCGACGTGGTCTCCGAACAGGGAGCCGACTTCCCCGGCGAGATACACCCGCGTGTCGTCTGGCACCGCGAGTCGCCGACGACCCGCTATCAGGGCTTCCAGCAGATGCTGGAGATAACAGACCCCGAAAACGGTGCCGTCGAGCACATCGACGGCTTCGTCATTCCGGAGGTCGGCGATATCGACGACTGGAAGAAGGCCGACGAGTTCTTCACCATCATCGAGAACGAGCACGGGCTCGAAGAGGGGAGTCTCTCGATGTCGGTCATCGTCGAGAGCGGCGAGGCCGAGTTGGCGATGGGCGACCTACGGGACGAGATGGGCAAGCCCTCGAACAACCTCGAACGCATGTTCCTGCTGGTCGACGGCGAGGTCGACTACACGAAGGACATGCGCGCGATGACGCCCACCGGCGAACTGCCGCCGTGGCCGGAACTGCGCCACAACACCTCCCGGGGTGCCAGTGCCGCGGGCCTCATCGCCGTCGACGGTCCCTATGACGACATCCGCGACGTCGAAGGCTACCGCGAGCGAATGAAGGACAACCGCGCGAAGGGGATGACCGGCATCTGGTCGCTGACGCCGGGTCAAGTCGTGGAGGCGAACACGGCCCCGCTCCCGCCCAAGACCGGCAGCTGGCTGCTCGAAGCCGGCGGTCAGGAGGTCGAACTCGAACATGAGGACGGCAGGCAGGTGTACGACGGCGACGACCTCTCGCTGGAGCCGGACGGCGACGGCGGCTACGTCCTTCGGGCAGGCGGTGAGCGGCTGGAACTGGACGAGGATGAACTCACCGAGGAACTGCTCGACCGGACCGCATACATCCCCAGCATGAACGACATCGTCGACTCTATGGAGGAGTTCGAGGCCGCAAAGGAAGCCGGCAAGGGGGCCATCGCGATGACACAGGCCGCGACACTGGTCATCGACGGCGTCGAAGTCGAGGTCAGCAAGGACCGGATGTGGGACGAAGCGACCTATCAGGCCGCCCAGACGCCCATCACGCTGTTTCAAGATGTCTACGAGCACCGGCCGGACCAACACGAAGAACTAGAGGAGATGTACGGAGCCGACGTGGTCGAGCGGGCGACCGCCGTCGGGAACTGA
- a CDS encoding alpha-amylase: MHHPGPPRFVSTGDEVELAPRDPDPTADYSWHVARAPVQSTATLGDDPVEHFVPDTPGRYTVRLTAPDGKHDLTVRAFPGGLESSGSHTSGRSGRSGGERGGVSGGQSGSGGDDEYTLADDSSDGGGGGGRPRLTLRPAIEGDEAVVRADRSPHPEGSEAAADLAVEYLFDDRDDIDADAVTRDGTALRIPLDALPERARIHAVAVGDHGYSVPDAVEFTRTADGVETVASGAGVAATRPYDAPEWAEDAVIYEIYVRTFAGDSDDSPFDAIVDRLDYLDSLGVDVLWLTPVLQNDHAPHGYNITDFFAIASDLGTRADYERFVEAAHDRGFKILFDLVCNHSARTHPYFEAARDDPDSEYRDWYEWRTDTEPETYFEWEHIANFNFDHLPVRRHLLDAVAQWADLVDGFRCDMAWAVPNSFWREIHDYCKDRDSEFLLLDETIPYIPDFQAGLFDMHFDSTTYAALRQVGGGGDAEAVLGAIEGRAEIGFPEHASFMLYAENHDETRYVVDYGRDAAEAAAGALFTLPGAPLLYAGQEFGQRGRRDDLAWDHADEALQSFVSDLAAARHDQPALSADADLLRIPYEVRDGPSDRVVAYARATAEDAAVVVLNFSSEPTTVELPAVTANTDLVSGEHRGGAGDGNATVTVDSVGVFPAAGSDLRQ, translated from the coding sequence ATGCACCATCCTGGACCGCCGCGGTTCGTGTCGACGGGCGACGAGGTCGAACTCGCGCCCCGGGACCCGGACCCGACGGCGGACTACAGTTGGCACGTCGCGCGTGCGCCGGTACAGTCCACTGCCACCCTCGGCGACGACCCGGTCGAACACTTCGTCCCCGACACGCCGGGCAGGTACACCGTCCGCCTCACCGCGCCGGACGGCAAGCACGACCTCACCGTCCGCGCGTTTCCGGGGGGGCTCGAATCCAGCGGGTCACACACTTCGGGGCGCTCCGGTCGTTCCGGTGGGGAACGCGGGGGCGTCTCCGGCGGGCAAAGCGGCTCCGGCGGCGACGACGAGTACACGCTGGCAGATGACAGTAGCGACGGCGGCGGTGGCGGCGGCCGCCCGCGCCTGACCCTGCGGCCGGCCATCGAGGGTGACGAGGCCGTCGTCCGCGCGGACCGAAGCCCCCACCCGGAGGGGAGCGAGGCGGCCGCCGACCTCGCCGTCGAGTATCTGTTCGACGACCGCGACGACATCGACGCCGACGCGGTGACCCGGGACGGGACAGCCCTCCGGATCCCGCTGGACGCGCTCCCGGAGCGTGCCCGCATCCACGCCGTCGCGGTCGGGGACCACGGCTACAGCGTGCCCGACGCCGTCGAATTTACGCGCACCGCTGACGGCGTCGAGACGGTGGCCAGCGGGGCCGGCGTCGCCGCCACCCGCCCGTACGACGCGCCCGAGTGGGCCGAGGACGCGGTCATCTACGAGATTTACGTCCGCACGTTCGCCGGGGACAGCGACGACTCGCCGTTCGATGCCATCGTCGACCGACTGGACTACCTCGACTCCCTGGGCGTCGACGTGCTCTGGCTCACGCCGGTCCTGCAGAACGACCACGCGCCCCACGGCTACAACATCACGGACTTCTTCGCTATCGCGTCGGACCTCGGCACCCGCGCGGACTACGAGCGGTTCGTCGAGGCGGCCCATGACCGCGGGTTCAAGATACTGTTCGACCTCGTCTGTAACCACTCGGCGCGGACTCACCCCTACTTCGAGGCCGCCCGCGACGACCCAGACAGCGAGTACCGCGACTGGTACGAGTGGCGCACCGACACCGAACCGGAGACGTACTTCGAGTGGGAACACATCGCGAACTTCAACTTCGATCACCTGCCGGTCCGCCGGCACCTGCTCGATGCGGTCGCCCAGTGGGCCGACCTGGTCGACGGGTTCCGCTGTGACATGGCCTGGGCCGTCCCGAACAGCTTCTGGCGCGAGATCCACGACTACTGCAAGGACCGCGACAGCGAGTTCCTGCTACTGGACGAGACAATCCCGTACATCCCCGACTTCCAGGCCGGGCTGTTCGATATGCACTTCGACTCGACGACATACGCCGCGCTCCGGCAAGTCGGGGGCGGCGGCGACGCCGAGGCCGTCCTCGGTGCCATCGAGGGGCGGGCGGAGATCGGCTTCCCGGAGCACGCGTCGTTCATGCTGTACGCTGAGAACCACGACGAGACGCGCTACGTCGTCGACTACGGGCGCGACGCCGCCGAGGCCGCCGCGGGCGCGCTGTTCACGCTTCCGGGCGCGCCGCTACTCTACGCCGGTCAGGAGTTCGGCCAGCGCGGCCGTCGCGACGACCTCGCGTGGGACCACGCCGACGAGGCGCTCCAGTCGTTCGTCAGCGACCTTGCGGCAGCCAGACACGACCAGCCAGCACTGTCGGCCGACGCGGACCTGCTCCGCATCCCGTACGAGGTCCGAGACGGGCCGTCTGACCGTGTCGTCGCGTACGCACGGGCGACTGCCGAGGACGCAGCCGTTGTGGTACTCAACTTCAGCAGCGAGCCGACGACGGTTGAGCTGCCGGCCGTGACCGCCAACACCGACCTTGTGTCCGGGGAGCACCGCGGCGGTGCTGGTGACGGGAACGCGACCGTTACAGTCGATAGCGTGGGTGTGTTCCCGGCCGCCGGGAGCGACCTGCGCCAGTAA